A single genomic interval of Scyliorhinus canicula chromosome 15, sScyCan1.1, whole genome shotgun sequence harbors:
- the LOC119979029 gene encoding vasorin-like, translating into MRTSWHSLPWLTILVLLTELLSVLCCPTKCQCDTSGMLWCIKTGLSAIPEHIPPDTSSIYAFENSISTLHKEDFAGLEELKLLHLSHNKISRLPQEVFQSLSMLSNLDLSSNQITEITNSTFSGLQELERLYLQQNKIKTIHPAAFDTLINLVELKLQDNLLHRLPPLQLPTLLLLDLSRNNIPYTELRSIQAPEIESLKLAGLGLSTIDDEMFKSMRNLQELDLSDNQLVTVAAALQQLNELTYLSLRGNNKISQLKGEDFKHMRNLQKLDISGLSLMTIPEGFLDLFPNLRSLTAAENPYNCVCQLSWFAQWVRVNSALLQRREETRCHYPPVNAGKPLNKLTYGDFGCPTTTMPISATTTTRSSPTTTKKPTVGHKATRLPGQPVSFNGGATLGAITEIDQQLSTKGHHCLSTECLNGGICQLDKYGQLVCICRAGFHGPLCEEANGSFDLQTYQKIPVNISQITSTSVTLNLEGFKHSPIYYKGLRLTYKNWSGPDPRPVSLNIPTSLPTYRIPSLWPNSTYQICVGALGEASTKEEPCVVIQTLPMTQLTPFIQADDGNLTSVIWPAATGMFLALLLAVVITLYCRKKQKNSAQGGESHPYDVEGLKPSPQEGKVSSSTWKEQECLALQSEVPLIQDHQSNSSKAL; encoded by the coding sequence ATGAGGACCTCGTGGCACAGTTTGCCTTGGCTGACCATTCTGGTGCTGCTGACAGAACTGCTCTCTGTGCTCTGCTGCCCAACGAAATGCCAGTGCGACACCTCAGGAATGCTGTGGTGCATCAAGACAGGACTGTCTGCCATTCCCGAACACATCCCTCCTGACACGTCCAGCATCTATGCTTTTGAGAACTCCATTTCCACCCTGCACAAGGAGGattttgcagggctggaggaactgAAGCTCCTGCACCTGTCCCACAATAaaatcagcaggctgcctcaggAAGTTTTCCAGTCGCTAAGCATGCTCTCCAACCTGGACCTATCGTCCAACCAGATAACCGAAATCACCAACAGCACCTTCTCTGGGCTGCAAGAATTGGAACGATTATACCTACAGCAAAACAAGATCAAGACCATCCACCCAGCAGCTTTCGACACGCTAATTAATCTAGTTGAGCTCAAGCTGCAGGATAACCTTCTCCATCGCCTTCCTCCTCTACAACttcccactctcctcctgttGGATCTCAGCAGAAACAACATCCCATACACGGAACTCAGGAGCATCCAGGCACCAGAGATTGAATCTTTAAAGCTGGCTGGACTTGGCCTCAGTACCATAGATGATGAGATGTTTAAGAGCATGAGGAATCTTCAGGAGCTGGATCTGTCAGACAATCAGCTGGTGACAGTGGCAGCCGCACTCCAGCAGCTCAATGAATTGACCTATTTGAGTCTACGGGGAAACAACAAGATCTCTCAGTTGAAGGGCGAGGACTTCAAGCACATGAGAAACCTTCAGAAACTGGACATCAGTGGGTTAAGTCTCATGACCATTCCTGAGGGTTTCCTAGACCTCTTCCCCAACTTAAGGAGCCTCACAGCCGCCGAAAACCCCTACAACTGTGTCTGCCAGCTCAGCTGGTTTGCCCAATGGGTACGGGTCAACAGTGCTCTCCTCCAAAGAAGAGAAGAGACTCGCTGTCACTACCCACCAGTCAACGCTGGGAAGCCACTCAACAAGTTAACTTATGGTGACTTTGGATGTCCCACCACCACCATGCCCATCAGTGCCACAACCACCACACGGTCATCACCAACCACAACCAAGAAACCAACAGTGGGTCACAAAGCCACACGCCTGCCAGGACAACCAGTGTCCTTCAATGGTGGAGCCACACTTGGAGCCATCACGGAAATAGATCAACAACTGAGCACAAAGGGACATCACTGCCTCTCCACAGAATGCCTCAATGGAGGCATTTGCCAGCTGGATAAGTATGGGCAACTCGTATGCATATGTCGAGCTGGCTTCCATGGACCACTCTGTGAGGAAGCAAATGGTAGTTTTGATCTCCAGACTTATCAAAAAATTCCTGTGAATATTAGTCAAATAACCAGCACTTCAGTCACATTAAACCTGGAAGGTTTCAAACACTCGCCCATTTATTACAAGGGGCTCCGGCTAACATACAAGAACTGGTCAGGTCCAGACCCCAGGCCAGTGTCACTCAACATCCCAACGTCCCTGCCAACATACAGGATTCCAAGCCTCTGGCCCAACTCAACGTATCAGATCTGTGTTGGAGCTCTGGGAGAGGCCAGCACTAAAGAAGAGCCTTGCGTAGTCATACAGACACTACCGATGACACAGTTGACTCCATTCATACAGGCAGACGATGGTAACCTGACTAGTGTGATTTGGCCAGCAGCCACAGGCATGTTCCTCGCCTTACTGCTGGCAGTTGTCATCACACTTTATTGccggaaaaaacaaaagaactctGCTCAGGGAGGAGAATCACATCCTTACGATGTGGAAGGGCTCAAACCCAGTCCACAAGAAGGAAAGGTCTCATCCAGCACTTGGAAAGAACAGGAATGCCTTGCTCTGCAGAGTGAAGTGCCATTAATTCAAGATCACCAAAGCAACAGCTCAAAAGCTTTGTGA